In Paenibacillus stellifer, the DNA window TGGCTTGATCAGTTCCATCAACACGATGGAGGTGGTCCAATTGACTATCAAGGAAAGGGCTTTGGCGGTGGATTTCATCGCGGCTTATCAAAAGGTCATGACGTTTTAAGGTTTATTGAAGCTATAATAATGTTCAAAAATGGTCGGTTTGAGGGTGTTAGGTATATCAATGGAGTCGAACATAAAGTTTTGTCTAGTGTAAATCAGTATGGCACACCCTATGAACAACTAGGATGGATTGAAGCAATATTGAAGTATGCAAAACATATGTTTGCCGATTTGTTCTCAACCTGCAGTTTACCATTTCCGGGCAGTTCTCTTCTTGTTGAGTGTAGCAATCGAGATCTTAGAAAGCTAGCTGCAACTATGTATCAGAATGGATTTAACCTAAAGAACATTATGATACAGTCGTTATCGACTATCATTGTGGAAGTCATTCTTAGAATTTATTTTGGTATTAAATCTGTACAGAGCTATAAGGCAGAATATGAGTTGACCGAAGACTATTCAAATTTTACAGCCATTAAAGAATTTATTAAACCGAGTTCCAAAGAGAAACTTCATGAAATGCTATTATTAGCACATTCGATTGTAACGGCTGTAAATATTGGAAAAGTCATAATTAAGAAAAGCCCATGGGAGATAAACGTTACAGAGATAATCAGTGTTATCAGATATGCTATTCCAGTTGTAAATGGAGTGATTGAACGTAATTCCGAATATTCTAAACTCATTAGAAATGCAGATGAAATCCATGAAAAATGGGAGCAATTAGCCGAAAGCACGTCTCTTCAAAATGTAGAATTTGAATTAATGTCTCATGAATTGATAATTGAGTAAACATAGTATCTACAATGGTGAGTTATAATCAACAACAGCACCCTAATACTTAATGAAAATAGAAGTTTGCATAGTTTTTGACTGTAACTGATATATAAAGTTGGTGGCTGGGTGATGCGAAGCAGTATGTCGAGAAGCTGTAAGGCAAGTGACGCGGCCTAACTGCTTCATAAACCGGCAGATGCCTGTAACGATCCGTTACGGGCACTTTGCATTGTACCCCCGGCAAGAAACTTACCAAATCTCGTCCCGTCCTTTATATTGGATGAAGCACAATTCATCGAAGGAGCCGCCGAACCCATTATGAATAAAAAAAGCGATGCACTACTTCGCGAAAGACCGTCGGTAAAGTATTCGTTCATCCATGAACACCGCTTCGAGTACCGATTGGAGAAGTTGTGCAACGTTCTGAATGTCTCTCGTAGCGGCTACTACAAATGGCGGTGCAGACCGGAAAGTGAACGGGCAAAGCATCACCGGAAGATGACGGAGTGTGTTCGTAAGGCTTACGAGGAGTCCAGAAGACTGTACGGGAGTCCCAAACTCACAAGGCAGTTGAACCGTCAAGGGATCGTCATCTCTGAACGCACGGACGGCCGGATCATGAAGAAACAGGGCCTTCGTTCGCGTACAGTCAAGAAGTACAAGGCAACCACCAACTCCAATATACGCTCCCCGTTCAAGACAATGTGTTAAACCGTGAATTTCAAGCCACAAAACCAGGAGAGAAATGGGTTAGCGATATCACATATGTCTGGACCGTGGAAGGATGGTTGTATTTGGTGAGTGTCATAGATCTGTACTCTCGCAAAATTGTCGGCTGGCAAATGGGCGAGCGGATTGACCAAAGAACTCGTGATGGGGGCTCTTCAGCAGGCCTATGGCCGTCAGCGTCCAGATCCTGGTCTACTGCACATTTAGATCGTGGAAGCCAATATGCCTCTCACGATTATCAGAAACAGCTAGTTCTCTATGAAATGATCGGGAGCATGAGTCGCAAGGGCAATTGCTATGATAATGCCTGCATCGAGTCGTTTCATAGCGTACTCAAGAAGGAATTGATCTACTTGAACCGCTATGAAACGAGGGAACAAGCGAAGCAGAGCATTTTCGAGTATATTGAGTTCTTCTACAACACCCGGCGTATTCATTCCTCCATTGATTACCATACCCCTTCGGAGTATGAACGGCTTTATTTAAACCGAACTGCTTAAAAATCTGTGTCTACTATCTTGACAAAGGTCCAGGATTGTACAAACGATGGACATTACAAATATAGTCCTATCCTTCGAATACCGAGAATCAAAGAATATCGGAGATCGCTCTATAGTTGTCTTAGGATGTTTATAGGAGCGATATAGGAAAAATCGTCGAAAATCGGGTTTGTAAAAACCTTACCGATACTCCAATATAGTGTATGAAGAGTCGATGTGCCAATCTTTTAGTCGAGTATGGAGGGATTCGCATAGACACGATCCTAAAATTAGGTGGAGAGGGCGGTAGTCTTACCCTAATAGGCAAGAAAAATGATGATGGAGGCTGGACATTTTTCAGAGAGAGTCAAGAGAGCGCAATGACGGATGTTCTCGACGAGGAGGATCAGGATTTGCTGCTCTTGCTAAATCCCCGGACGAGAATGATCGGCTGTGATCTTGAACTTGCGTTAAAAAGCTTAGGACGTCATTGGAAGCAGTTGCGACCTGTTGAAATTCATCCTGACTTTCGATGGTCCATGTATA includes these proteins:
- a CDS encoding IS3 family transposase, whose product is MLNREFQATKPGEKWVSDITYVWTVEGWLYLVSVIDLYSRKIVGWQMGERIDQRTRDGGSSAGLWPSASRSWSTAHLDRGSQYASHDYQKQLVLYEMIGSMSRKGNCYDNACIESFHSVLKKELIYLNRYETREQAKQSIFEYIEFFYNTRRIHSSIDYHTPSEYERLYLNRTA
- a CDS encoding IS3 family transposase; its protein translation is MNKKSDALLRERPSVKYSFIHEHRFEYRLEKLCNVLNVSRSGYYKWRCRPESERAKHHRKMTECVRKAYEESRRLYGSPKLTRQLNRQGIVISERTDGRIMKKQGLRSRTVKKYKATTNSNIRSPFKTMC